Part of the Pedobacter roseus genome is shown below.
TCAACAGGATCGCCTGCATCGCGTAAATCAACAAAGTTTACACCTTTAACTGTACGGCCGTCTTTAACGTCTAAACAAGGAATTATTCTTTTTGAAAGCATGTGTTTTGTTTGGTTGTCATGCTGAGGAACGAAGCATCTGTTTCATCGTGGGCAGATCCTTCATTCTTCAGGATGACATAAATATTTATGGAATTAGATTGAACTTAGCGCCTTCAAATTCCAATCTTTAATTTCTTCGATAGTTATCCGGTCTTCGTAAATTGCTTTTCCTACCACAACACTTCTGATTGGATATTTGGCCAATTCGTAAATATCTTCCATCGAACTCACTCCACCCGAAGCAATTAATTTAATCATTGGAGAGTGTTCGAGCAGTTTTTTGTATAACTCAACAGCTGCACCACCTAATTTTCCATCCTTACTGATATCGGTGCATAAGAAACGGAAAAAACCCAGCGAAAGGCATTTGTCAACGTAATCCATCAGTTTAATCGGCGAACTTTCCATCCAGCCCGAGTATTTGATCACTTCATCCAAAACATCAATGGCAATTACGATGCGGTTGGCATAATCATCTTTCTTTGCAAAGTTTTCGCTTAACTGAGGTAAAAAATCGGGATTGGTAATGGCCTGTGTACCTACAATAACCCGGTGGATACCTGCATCAAGCAGATTGTTAACCTGCTCAATCGTTCTGATTCCACCACCATACTGCACTTTCATCTCGGTTTTTTTGATGATCTCGAAAAGTGATTTTTGGTTGCTAAAATCGCCTTTGGCTCCATTTAAATCAATAATGTGGATAAAATCCGTACCATTTGAACGGTATTTTTCTATCATTTCGGCAATAGAAACATCGTACTCTGTTTTTTGGTTGTAATCGCCTTCACGCAGACGGACAACTTTTCCATCCAAAATATCAATAGCAGGTATTATGTACATTTTATAAGCTTAAGTTTGAAAAATTTTTTAATATTAATTCGCCGGCTTTTCCCGATTTCTCAGGGTGGAACTGAACGCCGTAAAAATTGTCTTTTTGTACCGCTGCCGAAAACTTTAAACCATAATCAGCAGATGCGATGTCAAAAGTAGGGTTATATTCAATAAAGTACGAATGCACAAAGTAAAATTGTGTATTATCTTCAACACCTGTAAATAGCGGATTGTTTTTTGTGTTCACCGCATTCCAGCCCATGTGTGGTATTTTGATATTCAGCGATTTATCGAATTTTTTGGTTTTCACGGGAACGATATCTAAAAGCGCCGCATTACCCTCTTCTGAGTGTTCGGTAATCAGCTGCATGCCCACACAGATACCCAGCACAGGTTTAGTGAGTTTTTTAATGGCCTCAACTAGTCCGGTTCCCTTTAGTTTTTCCATCGCAGCGCCTGCATGGCCTACTCCAGGGATAATGATGTGGCTATATTTTTCGAGGTCGTTTTCTGTGTTTACCATACCGTAGGTCACATTTAGGCGATCTAATGCTGCGGTAAGGGAGAAAATGTTGCCTGCTCCGTAGTTTATAATTCCGACCCCTAAATTGCCTTGAGGGGACTCTGAATTTCCATCGTTCATATAATTTTTTTTATACTGTTGAGAATATCTATAATTAATTTAGGTTTTCTTGTTCTATGTTTACCTTTCTAAAGCCAATTATCAATTTTGTTTTAATAAGGTAATCGACCATCAATTTGTCGCCTTTCCACCAATTATAAAATTCTGATTTATCTAAAATAATATCTCCGTTTAGTTTAACAGGTGTTTTTTTACATTTAATCACAAACTTTGCATTATTTGTTCTTATTTTTTGAAGTACTTCTAATTCAATCGTTTTTTTACGGTTAGAATTAAGATCCATTGTTAACAATACGATTGGTCGTACAATAAAAAAACATACATATACAATAGCAACAATTACGAAAACTACAAATGCCTCCCAATAATGCCCGGTTGAGTTTGGTGATGGTTCACCATTTTTACCTCCCGAAAACGGAAAGATAAAGACGGCTATAGTAAAAACAAGTATAATTGTATAAAGATTTTTCTTAGCTAATGGTAGCATTTCATAAGTAATAAGATCTACATCTTCACTACTTAATTCTTCACTTGTTTCTGTACTCATTGATTCTTTTAAATCTATTCACATCATCCATTTTACTTTTAATGCTTTCTCTTTAAAATTTGAAAATGAAAGTCAGTTTTTCATAGGTGCTGTAGTCCCGCTATCGCTTATAGTCCTCGCTACGCTGCGGGCTATTCCGCTCTATCGGGTTTATTAACAGCAGATGGGCTTCAAAACCCTCCGCCTTAAACTTTTCAGCCTTCCGCCTTTCTTACAACATTCCCTTTGTGCTCGGCAATACCATTTTCTCGGCGTCGCGTTTAATGGCCATTTTAATGGCTTTGGCAAATGCTTTAAAAATAGCTTCAATTTTATGGTGCTCGTTATCGCCTTCGGCTTTTATGTTCAAATTGCATTTTGCAGCATCACTGAACGATTTAAAGAAGTGGTAAAACATTTCCGTTGGCATATCGCCCACTTTTTCGCGTTTAAAGTCCGCATCCCAAACAATCCAGTTTCTTCCTCCAAAATCAATGGCAACCTGTGCCAGGCAATCGTCCATTGGCAAACAAAAACCATACCTCTCAATGCCCAGTTTATTCCCTAAACCTTGGGCAAATGCCTCGCCTAATGCAATACCGGTATCTTCTATGGTGTGGTGTTCGTCTATATGTAAGTCGCCTTTGGCAATTACCTCTAAATCTACACTTCCATGTCTGGCAATCTGATCAAGCATGTGATCGAAAAAGTTTAAACCCGTTTCAATCTTGGCTTTTCCGGTACCATCTAAATCTAAATTAATGGTGATATCGGTTTCGTTGGTTTTGCGCTCGTGGTGGATTTTTCTGCTCCCTGCTTTGAGCAAGTTGTAGATGTCTTCCCATTTCTTGGTTTCTAAAATGATCACATCCAAAAGCGTTTCATGTTTATCCAATGCTTCTGTCGAGCCCAACGCATCATTCTGACGGAGGAAAATGGCTTTTGCACCTAAATTTTTCGCCAAAACTACATCATTTAAGCGATCGCCGATAACGAATGAATTTTTCAGGTCGTAATCTCCGCTGAAATATTTAGTTAATAAAGCAGTGCCCGGTTTGCGTGTAGGGGCATTGTCTTTTGCAAAAGTTCTATCGATTACAATCTCGCTGAAATGAACGCCTTCTCCTTCAAAAGTATCGAGCATGAAATTGTGGATCGGCCAGAAATTCTCTTCAGGATTTGATAATGTTCCCAATCCATCCTGGTTGGTTACCATCACCAGTTCGTAATCCAGCTCGGCTGCTATTTTTGATAAATAATATAAAGAACGCGGATAAAATTTAAGCTTTGCGAAACTGTCTACCTGTTCATCGTCAGGCTCAATATTTAAGGTTCCATCGCGGTCTATAAATAATACTTTTTTCATCTTAAAAATTTTCTAGCACAGTTAATAGTTTATCGTTTTCTTCTTTTGTGCCCACGGTAATCCGCAAACAGCCTTCGCATAAAGTTACTTTAGAACGGTCGCGTACAATGATACCCTGATCTACCAAAGTATCGTACATTTTCAATGCATCGGTAACTTCTACGAGTATGAAATTTGCATCTGATGGATATACTTTTGTTACTGCATTTACATTGTTTAAAGCGATCGATAAACGCTGTCTTTCTGCAACTGATTCCTTGATCCAATCGTTAACCTGCGCGATATTTTTTAAGGCTTCGAAAGCTAAGTCCTGAGTAGCCTGATTGATGTTGTATGGAGGTTTAATTTTGTTTAAAACATCGATCACTTTTGTCGAAGAAAAAGCCATGCCTAAACGCAAAGCTGCAAGTCCCCAGGCCTTCGAAAAAGTTTGCAAAACCACCAGGTTTCCGTACTCGGTTAACTCCTGTATAAAGGTCTTCTGACGGGCATAATTTATATACGCTTCATCCACTACAACGATGCCGTTAAAGTTGGCTAAAATGGTTTCAATATCTTCGCGGTTTATAGAATTTCCGGTAGGATTATTTGGTGAACAAATGAAGATTAATTTGGTGTTTTTATCGATCGTTTCGGCGATCTTTTCCATGTCCAGTTGGAAGTTTGGAAGGAGGTTTACTTTGCGTATTTCTACGTCATTTATATTGGCCGAAACTTCGTACATTCCATAAGTTGGAGGTAGCACAATTACATTGTCTTTTCCGGGATTACAGAAAGCGCGGAACAATAAATCGATCGCTTCATCACTGCCGTTTCCTAAAAAAGTATTTTCAATAGGCACGCCTTTTATTTTGCTGATCGCATCTTTTAAATCAAGTTGTAAAGGATCAGGATAACGGTTATAGTTTGCCGGTAATGGCGAGCCATAACTGTTCTCGTTTGCATCTAAAAATACGGATGCCTGACCTTTAAATTCGTCCCTTGCGGTGGAGTAGGGGCGAAGGTTTTTTATATTTTCTCTTACTAAATCGTTAATGTCCATTGTTTGTTGGTTCATTAGTTCATTATATCATTGGTTGCTACCGCCGATATACTATTCTTTTCCTTCGGGTTAATTACACAGATTGTGGGATTACACCGATTTTTTTTTAATTTTTTATGCCGTTTTATCTTCGGTCTTCGGTCTTCCGACTCCGGACTCAAAAATCAGTCTGATACTAACAGCATTTTTATGTGCTTCCAGGCCTTCTGCTTCTGCAAGAATCTCAACCGTTTTGCCAATATTATTTAAACCTTCACGGGATAATTGCTGAAAAGTGATTTTCTTCAAAAAAGCATCCGTAGATACTCCTGAATAAGCTTTTGCAAAACCACTGGTTGGTAAAGTATGGTTGGTTCCCGAGGCATAATCGCCAACACTTTCCGGGGTAAAGTTGCCTAAAAATACTGATCCTGCATTGATAATCAATGGAATAAGGCTTTGAAACTGCTCTGTAGCCAATATTAAGTGTTCAGGTGCATATTCATTAGAAAATTGCATCGCTTGTTCCAGATTTTCAGCTAAAACTGCATAAGAATTGGCAATTGCTTTGGCTGCAATATCTTTTCGTGGAAGAATAGCCAGCTGATTTTCAATCTCTTTTAAAGTTTGATTGATGATTTCCTTGGAGGTAGCCACTAAAATAGCCTGACTATCAGTTCCGTGTTCGGCCTGTGCCAGCAGATCTGCAGCAATAAATGAAGGATTTGCTGTTTCGTCCGCAATTACAAGCACTTCTGATGGACCTGCAGGCATATCAATGGCTACTTTATTTTGTACCATCGTTTTTGCAGTGGTTACATAACGGTTACCAGGGCCGAAGATCTTATAAACCTGCGGTACGGTTTTTGTTCCGAAAGCCATTGCAGCAACGGCTTGTGCACCGCCAATCAGGAATACTTTTTCGATGCCCAGGAGCACTGCGCAATAAGCCAGATAACAATTGGTTTTACCATCACCTTGTGGCGGAGAGCAGACCACAATTTCTTTGCAACCTGCTATAATTGCGGGGGTAGCCAACATTAAAAAAGTGCTTGGTAAAACGGCTGTTCCGCCTGGGATATAAAGCCCAACTTTTTCAATTGCCCTTGATTCGCGCCAGCACAAAACGCCCGGCATGGTTTCAATTTTGTCTTCCGTTTTTAACTGCGACTGGTGAAAATTTTTAATGTTTTGATAAGCGGTATCAATTGCTTTTTTTGCATCGGCCGGAATAGTGGCTGCAATTTGTTTTAGTTCTTCAGCATCCAAGAAAAGTTTTTCCAATTCAACTTTATCAAAGGCTTTTGCAAAATTGAAAAGGGCCTGGTCGCCATCTTTTTTTACCGTGTTGATGATGTCACTTACCCGTTCTTCAACCAGTTTATCATCTTCAATCTGTCTCGAACAAAGCTCTTCAATTTTTGATTTAGATAAATCTTTATAACCGTAGATTTTCAATGTTTTATAATTTAAAATTAACTAATAGTTAATAAACTTTCAAATGATTTTATCTGATTATTTTCTCGATAGGCATTACTAAAATACCTTCAGCTCCGGCAGCTTTCAAACTGTTTATTTTATCCCAGAAATCTTCTTCTGCAATTACCGAATGAACGGCTACCCAGTTTGGTTCGAAGAGTGGAACAACGGTTGGGCTTTTAACACCTGGCAGTAAATCTACCACTTTTTGAAGGTTATCTTTCGATACATTCAGCACCACGTATTTGTTTGATTTTGCGCTAAGCACAGAGCGGATGCGTTGCAGTAATTCTGCTACTTCCGGATTATCGGCTATTGATTTATTTCCGATTAAAACCGCTTCCGATTGCATTACATCAGCGAAAGGTTTTAGTCCGTTGCTCTTTAATGTTCCACCTGTTGAAACAATATCAAAAATGGCATCGCTCAATCCTAAACCCGGACCAATTTCTACCGATCCGGAAATGGTTCTGATATCGGATTGTATACCTTTTTCCTGCAAGAATTTTTCGAGGATTACCGGGTAAGAAGTGGCAATGGCTTTGCCGTTTAACTCTTCAAGATTTTGGATATTGCTGGTGGCCTGAACCGCGATTTTTAAGGTGCATTTTCCAAAGCCCAATTTCTGTAGAAAATCTACCTCAGCTTTTGTTTCCACAATTACATTTTCCCCAACTATCCCCAGGTCGGCAATGCCATCCTGTACATACTCTGGAATATCGTCATCGCGGAGAAATAGAATTTCTAAGGGGAAATTAGTAACGGTTGAGATAAGGGAACTTTTGTAGTTTTCGAAAGATAAACCACAATTTTTAAGTATTTCTACAGATTTTTCGTTTAACCTACCCGATTTCTGGATAGCAATTTTAAGTGTTTTCAATGTATTGAATATAGAGTGAACAGGAAATTATTTTACGGAAAAAAGTCTTGAAGTACAAAACAAACATATCATATCGCCTATCGGCGATGGTGCAAATGTAAGTGATGGTTCAAAGTTAAATTCATAAATTATTTCTGCCAGTATCAATACGTTAGCTGATAAGCGCTGGCAAATATAGTGTTTGAAATGGTAAAACAAAAAATAATGGCACTTAATTTGCCATTATGCTGTTTTTAGTGCCAATAACCCTTATTTTGTATTTAAATTTTAACGTGTTGAAAAAGTTTCGCTTTCTAATTTTGCCCTTTATTTTGTTCATTTCTGCCTGTGGGTGGTTTAAAAGCCCTCCTGAGATCGGAAAAGTGCTGTCTGAACATTTTAAGAACAAGATCTATAAGGATTTTGATACTGTAGCTTATGATAGCGTTTTTGTGAAGACAATGGACAGTCTTTCTGTTAAATTCGTTAATCCAAAAACTATAAAAGCTTTTTATTCAAATCATTCTGCTGAACCTAAATTAGTTACCCGGTTTTATATTAACGGGGAATTAGATTCGCTGGTAAACTATTTGGATCAAAGTAAAGTACATGGTTTTAACCCCAGGATTTTTAAAGGAGATGAAATTAAGGCCTTATTGGAAGAATTGACCGCCAATAAATTTAAAAAAGTGGAGGAGACTTATCCGGTAATCGCTAAATTAGAACTGCTATCGGCAAATGCTTATCTAAATTATAACAATTACCTTAAATATGGGGTGATAAATCCCCGCACTATTTTCTCGCGTTACTACATAAAGGTGAGGCGCCCAGACAGCGCTGGAATGCTCAATCTTTTGAACAGTAAAAACCTTTTAGATACGTTAAGATCTGTGCAGCCAAAATCAATTCAATATAAGGCTTTGCAGTCTGCATATTTGAATACGGATGCTGCAGATGAAAAGCGTATTTTGTTATTAAATATGGAGCGTTTCCGTTGGAAATTGCCAGAGACCGGAGATAACTATGTTCAGGTAAATATTCCCGATTTTAGATTAACCTGGCTGAATAAATTAGACACTGTAATTTCGATGAAAGTTTGTGTGGGTGGAAAGCGTGAAAATGGTTATGAAGACAAGCTAAAAGCCTTTGCAAAATCAGGCAATTTAGATGATAAACCGAAGAACCACGAAACGCCATTATTGTTTAGTAAAATCAACTCCATTCAGGCCAATCCGATATGGAATATTCCGGTAAGTATTGCACAAAGTGAGATCTATTGGATGGCCCGAAAAGATCCTTATTATTTATCTAACAGTAACATCAAAGTTTACTATAAAGATAAGCTGATTGGCGAGCCCGATACCATCAATTGGAACAAGTATTCGAGGGATAAATTGCCCTTCAAATTTAAGCAGGGATCTGGTGGTGGAAATGCCTTAGGGAAATTCAAATTTATTTTCGATAACAGCTCTAGTATTTACCTCCACGATACCAATAACAAAAACGGATTTAATTTAACAAACCGGGCCATTAGTCATGGTTGTGTGCGCATCGAAAAACCTTTGGAGTTCGCCGAACTTTTAGTGAACGATTCATACACTTATGATAAACTTAGGGCTGAGGTTGATTTGCCACCGATAGATAGTACGCATGTAAAATGGTATAAAAAACGCATGGCCCAAAAGGCAGATACAACAAAGGCTTTTCAATTAAAACCAGCCTGGTTCGGACCCAAAAAATCTGTTCCTTTAATCATTACCTATATTACAGCCTGGTCGCAAAACGATAAGATCGAATACCGGCCTGATGTTTATGGTATGGATGAAAAACTTTGGACCGCGATGAAAAAGTTCAGGTAACAATAATCTTTAATGCCAGATTCGATAAAGAATCTGGCATTTTTTTTAAATCCGGATTTGGAATTAGCATCCAAACTAATATATTTGTTTATAAACATTTAAACAGATAATCAGGGCTACAGGATATAAAAACATTAGCGCTCAATCACCGTCGCTGTAGCCATCCCCACATCCTTATTATTCAAGTTAAAATAACAATTGCTTTTAAAAAGTAATGTGTTTTTTCTTTTGTGCTTTATTGCGTTAACATGCAGTATTGATAATTTACATCCTATTTATTTACAATATTTCAAAAAAAATCAAATTAGTAATGGCTATTAATCTACAAAAAGGGCAAAAAATTGATATCGGACTATCGAAAATTACTGTAGGGTTAGGCTGGGACCCGAATGAGGGCACTGGTTATGACTTCGACCTGGATGCATCAGCATTTATGATTAACTCGAGTAGATTGATCCCTGAAGAAGAGTATTTTGTTTTTTATGGCAATACCGATTCTCCCGATCAGGCCTTGCACCACACCGGTGATGATCCAACGGGAGGAAACAGTGCCGATGGCGATGATGAAAGTATACAAGTTGATTTATCAAAAGTTGATCCCCAGATCCAGGAAATTTTATTTGTGGTAACCATTCATGAGGCCATTAGCCGTAAACAAAATTACGGACAGGTTCGGAATTCTTATATCCGCATTGTAGATGACAGTAATGGACAAGAGGTTGCTAAATATGAACTGGGGGAAGATTTTTCTATTGAAACAGGAGTAGAATTTGGTCGCTTATACAAACGTGAAGGCAAATGGAAATTTGAAGCGTCTGGTATAGGTTACCGCGAAGATTTATCATTTTTCCTGTCAAAATATTTTAAAGGACAGATTATTAAATAATATCTAAACACGCTTTATGGCTATAAATTTAGTAAAAGGTCAAACCATTGATCTCCGCAAAAATGATAAGGGCGAAACATTCGATTTGTCGAAGGTTACCATGGGACTGGGATGGGATGTCCGTAAAAAAAATACAGGTTTTCTCGGTAAACTATTCGCACCAAAAGAAGAAGAATTCGATCTGGATGCGATTGCTTTCTTACTGGATGGCAATGATAAAATCCTCAACCTGGGCAGAACAGTTAATCAGAATGGCCGTCAGGTTGGATTGTTTGAAGGAGATGTGATTTTTTTTAATTCAATGCGGCATCCTTCAGGAAATATCTGGCTCACTGGTGATAACAGGACTGGTGCCGGCGATGGAGACGATGAACAGATTATCGTAAAATTAGATTCCCTGGATCCCATTTATCAGAAAATAATTTTTGTGGTATCCATTTATCAGGGCAGGCAGAACAATCAACATTTTAGCATGGTCGAAAATGCTTTTATAAGGGCTGTTGATGCTAATGGAAAAGAAATAACGAGATATAGCCTTTCTGGTGATGCATCCTTAAATGGCATGTGCACGATGGTTTTTGCCGAAGCTTACTGTAAAGATGGTGGCTGGAAATTCAGGGCTATTGGCGAACCATACCAAACAGATAGTTTCTTAGAGATTTTAAAAAAATACGTAAACGCATAACATTTATAAAATTAAACCACTGTTGAGCAACATCATGCAAAGCTTAACCGTAAATTAATCAGATATGGCAATTAACCTGCAAAAGGGACAACGCGAAGCAATTAATGCTCCTCAATTTACCATCGGACTTGGATGGGATACCAATAGTGCATCAACAGGCACTAGTTTTGATTTAGATACTTCAGTTTTTGTATTGGGCGATAATAAAAGATTATTATCCGATTCTCATTTCGTTTTTTATAACAATTTAAAAACACCAGATGGTGCTGTAGAACATTCAGGTGATAACTTAACGGGAGATGGCGATGGCGATGATGAACAGATTAAGGTAGATCTTTCAAAAATCGGCTCAGCTGCTACAGAAATCTGTGTGGTAGTTACTGTTCATGATGCTGAAAACAGAAGACAGAATTTTGGGCAGATCCGGAACTCTTACATCAGGGTGTTGGATGGCGCCAATAATGAGGTGTTGAAATATGAATTAGAAGAAGATTTTTCAATAGAAACTGCTGTCGAGTTTGGAAGGATTTACAAACGCAATAATGAATGGAAATTTGAAGCTGTAGGTGTTGGTATGAAAGATGGATTGGAGTTTTTCTTAAATAAATACAACTAAATGCATTCATTATGGCAATTAATTTATCAAAAGGACAAAAAATAGACCTGCGGAAAGAAAGCGGTGCTACTTTAACCAGTTTTTGTGTGGGGGTTAATTGGGGTGCAATAGAAACCAAAGGTTTTTTGGGTTTAACAACCAATAAGCAAAGCGTAGATCTTGATCTGAGTTGTATCCTCATTGATGATAACAACAACCTGTGCGACCATATTTATTCGCCACTTTATAGAATTGATTTTTTGCAGCAATTCGGCCTGCCAAAAGGGAAACTACTCTCGTTAGATGGTGCATTAAGGCATACTGGTGATGATTTAGAAGGAGATTCGGGTGGTGACGATGGTTTGGATAATGAAATTATCACGGTCGATTTGTCAAGGATTGATCCTAAAGTGGCCAAGATATTCTTTTTTCTGAATAATGTAGGTAAAGAGGATTTTTCTCAGATTCCATATTCAAAAATCAGGATGTATGAAGGAACGCCAACACAGGTAAAAGAGGTTTTTGCTTCCTATAATGTATCTGCCGAATCGGGTTATGCCGGTAAAAAAGCGCTCATTATGGGTAAGCTTTATAAACGCAATAACGAATGGAAATTTGATGCCATTGGCGATCCCACACCAGATACCTTTTTAGGGCAAACGATTCATTTAATCCTAAAATCTTACCTGTAATGAGTATTAAAAATATCGAAGGTTTAACCGGCGACGAAATCAGGGATTTGGTTGCCCGGGGCGGTAAATTTGTCATGTATAAATATTGCATCTCTGTAATAATTATGACCTTTAACCGGCCGTCTGATTTTTATTTTATCCATCCAGGCAAGAGCAGTATTACACCTGGATTAGGATATCTGTTTGTGAGTTTGTTTTTGGGTTGGTGGGGCATTCCCTGGGGACCAATTTACACCATTGGTAATATTGGGAGCATTTTGGGTGGCGGAAAAGATTATACCAATGAAATTTTAGCGCACATCAACCAAAACGATCCTACTTACGGTGCAGGTGCTACTTATAATATACCTGCGCATATTCAATCAGCTAATCCGGAAACGGCCAATACTTACAATATTCCACAATAATTTTTTGGTTATGAGAAGACTTCCAGTATACCTCTTGTTAGATACATCAGGCTCCATGACAGGTGAACCGATTGAAGCGGTAAAAAATGGGGTTCAGGTAATGATCAGTGCTTTGCGCCAAAATCCGCAGGCCATAGAAACGGCCTTTATCAGCATCATTACTTTTGATAGCGTGGCGCAACAGATTATTCCGCTTACCGATCTGGCATCATTCCAAATGGTCGATTTAAGAGCAACAGGTACTACGGCTTTAGGCGAGGCCTTAAAATTAGTGTCAAACCGGATTGATTATGAGGTTGCAAAAACCACAACGGAACAAAAAGGAGATTGGAAACCTTTGGTTTTTATCATGACCGATGGAATACCAACCGATGATTGGTTGCCGGGTTTAAATGAGTTTAAACAACGTAAAACGGCATTTACAGTTGCCTGTGCTGCCGGAACCGGTGCTGATACGGCTGTTTTAAAACAGATTACCGAAAATGTGGTCAGTTTAGATACAGCCGATTCGGCGAGCATAGGAAAATTTTTTCAGTGGGTAACCGCATCTATCGGCGTAAGTTCTACCAGGGTAGAAGATGGTGGGAAAGAAATACAAGGCTTTAAGGAACTGCCTCCTCCTCTACCCGAATTAAATATCGTTATTTAAAAAATATGAGAAGATTACCTGTTTATTTTTTGATAGATACCTCAGGTTCGATGTATGGCGAACCCATTCAGGCGTTAAATAATGCCCTAAGTGGGATGATCAATACCTTGAGGGCAGATGCACAGGCATTAGATTCCTTGTGGATCAGTATGATTACTTTCGATCGGGAGGTTAATGAAATTGTACCCCTAACGGAGCTTCCCTCTTTTCAGCTCCCCGAAATCATTTGTCCGCAGAGCGGCCCTACGCATACCGGTCAGGCGCTCGAAATGTTATATCAGAAAGTACAGCTTGATGTAATGAAAGGCAATGCTAACCAAAAAGGAGATTGGAAACCACTGATGTTCTTATTTACCGATGGAAAGCCTAGCGATCTGCAGTTATACCGGGAAATGCTGCCTAAAATCAAATCACTAAATTTTGGGGCAATTGTTTGCTGTGCTGCAGGGCATTTGGCCAACGATTCCTTATTGAAAGAACTTACACCCGATGTGGTACATTTGGATACTGCCGA
Proteins encoded:
- a CDS encoding TerD family protein — encoded protein: MAINLQKGQKIDIGLSKITVGLGWDPNEGTGYDFDLDASAFMINSSRLIPEEEYFVFYGNTDSPDQALHHTGDDPTGGNSADGDDESIQVDLSKVDPQIQEILFVVTIHEAISRKQNYGQVRNSYIRIVDDSNGQEVAKYELGEDFSIETGVEFGRLYKREGKWKFEASGIGYREDLSFFLSKYFKGQIIK
- a CDS encoding vWA domain-containing protein; this encodes MRRLPVYLLLDTSGSMTGEPIEAVKNGVQVMISALRQNPQAIETAFISIITFDSVAQQIIPLTDLASFQMVDLRATGTTALGEALKLVSNRIDYEVAKTTTEQKGDWKPLVFIMTDGIPTDDWLPGLNEFKQRKTAFTVACAAGTGADTAVLKQITENVVSLDTADSASIGKFFQWVTASIGVSSTRVEDGGKEIQGFKELPPPLPELNIVI
- a CDS encoding TerD family protein, whose amino-acid sequence is MAINLSKGQKIDLRKESGATLTSFCVGVNWGAIETKGFLGLTTNKQSVDLDLSCILIDDNNNLCDHIYSPLYRIDFLQQFGLPKGKLLSLDGALRHTGDDLEGDSGGDDGLDNEIITVDLSRIDPKVAKIFFFLNNVGKEDFSQIPYSKIRMYEGTPTQVKEVFASYNVSAESGYAGKKALIMGKLYKRNNEWKFDAIGDPTPDTFLGQTIHLILKSYL
- a CDS encoding TerD family protein codes for the protein MAINLVKGQTIDLRKNDKGETFDLSKVTMGLGWDVRKKNTGFLGKLFAPKEEEFDLDAIAFLLDGNDKILNLGRTVNQNGRQVGLFEGDVIFFNSMRHPSGNIWLTGDNRTGAGDGDDEQIIVKLDSLDPIYQKIIFVVSIYQGRQNNQHFSMVENAFIRAVDANGKEITRYSLSGDASLNGMCTMVFAEAYCKDGGWKFRAIGEPYQTDSFLEILKKYVNA
- a CDS encoding TerD family protein: MAINLQKGQREAINAPQFTIGLGWDTNSASTGTSFDLDTSVFVLGDNKRLLSDSHFVFYNNLKTPDGAVEHSGDNLTGDGDGDDEQIKVDLSKIGSAATEICVVVTVHDAENRRQNFGQIRNSYIRVLDGANNEVLKYELEEDFSIETAVEFGRIYKRNNEWKFEAVGVGMKDGLEFFLNKYN
- a CDS encoding vWA domain-containing protein, whose protein sequence is MRRLPVYFLIDTSGSMYGEPIQALNNALSGMINTLRADAQALDSLWISMITFDREVNEIVPLTELPSFQLPEIICPQSGPTHTGQALEMLYQKVQLDVMKGNANQKGDWKPLMFLFTDGKPSDLQLYREMLPKIKSLNFGAIVCCAAGHLANDSLLKELTPDVVHLDTADSATLKQFFKWVSETIEQGNKSQGTGESVTLPPPPSEITLII